From the Montipora capricornis isolate CH-2021 chromosome 2, ASM3666992v2, whole genome shotgun sequence genome, one window contains:
- the LOC138033428 gene encoding uncharacterized protein — protein sequence MAAQYCEESIRDAFISGLQSSLIRQRLLENKTLDLITMFDQARSLESAMKSSESYAVPNTLVNAALPAKSPKSVVGQEANTLAAAATETASPNCYFCGNNRHPHSKCPAKDATCARCQTKCHYAKVSQGKAASKVSAAMHSPVIATTQSSGFLSKSTATINIRKLQVKALFDSGSTEIFKHLHLVKQAGLTARPAGGAVSMASTALSANVTYTGTCTTNLEYKNQKYTNLHLSVLGLDFQSHHESITFQYGGSQPPLSVCGFSTLNMDPAEPFANLTVALLQANPATTVGMI from the coding sequence ATGGCTGCACAATACTGTGAAGAGAGTATTAGAGATGCCTTTATTTCTGGTTTACAGTCAAGTCTGATACGCCAAAGacttttggaaaacaaaactctTGACTTAATAACTATGTTTGATCAGGCTAGATCCCTTGAGTCTGCAATGAAGAGTTCTGAGTCGTATGCAGTTCCAAATACACTTGTCAATGCTGCTCTTCCTGCTAAGTCTCCAAAATCTGTCGTTGGCCAAGAAGCGAATACTCTGGCTGCTGCGGCTACCGAAACCGCTTCTCCCAACTGCTATTTCTGCGGCAACAATAGACACCCACATTCGAAGTGTCCTGCAAAGGATGCTACATGTGCTAGGTGCCAGACAAAATGTCACTACGCCAAAGTAAGCCAAGGTAAAGCTGCCTCAAAGGTATCAGCTGCCATGCACTCTCCTGTTATAGCCACCACTCAAAGTTCTGGATTTCTATCGAAATCAACAGCGACAATCAACATTAGAAAATTGCAAGTGAAAGCTCTGTTTGACAGCGGCAGCACTGAgattttcaaacacctacatCTTGTCAAACAGGCTGGTCTGACTGCGCGACCAGCAGGTGGTGCTGTTTCCATGGCTTCTACTGCCCTATCAGCCAATGTTACGTATACAGGGACTTGTACGACCAACCTTGAATACAAAAACCAGAAATACACCAACCTTCATCTTTCAGTACTGGGCTTGGATTTCCAGTCACATCACGAGAGCATCACCTTTCAGTATGGAGGCAGCCAACCCCCGCTATCTGTCTGCGGCTTCAGTACCCTCAATATGGATCCAGCTGAGCCTTTTGCTAATCTAACTGTTGCCCTATTGCAAGCAAATCCGGCCACTACAGTAGGGATGATTTAA